A region of the Zhihengliuella halotolerans genome:
CCGGTCCGGTCACGGCCAGCTGAAAGCTACCGTTGCTCGCCTCCATCATCCCGCCCAGCAGAGCCCCCACGCCCTCGACGCCGGCATGCTCGCCGGAGAAACGGTTGGCGCCCGGCTGGTGCCAGACGACCTGCGGGCTCAGCTGCGCCATCGCGGTCGGCACGTCGCCGCTGGCGAGGGCCTCGAAGTAGGCAGCGGCAACGGCGGCCGGAGTGTGCTCATTCATCGAATCATCCTTTGTAGTCTCGGGTACGAACACTCTCAAAGTAACCACTGGTAACCTGTTACCTCAACGTAACCGACTTCGGGAGCCCCTCATGGATGATTCGCCGGCATGGAACGTCATGGTCTCTACCTGCCCGTCCCGCACTTCGCTCGCGCGCATCGCCAACAAGTGGACGGCCATGATCGTGATCGCCCTCAGTGACGGGCGCCTGCGCTTCGGGGAGATCCGACGGGCCGTGGACGGGATCAGCGGGAAGGTTCTGGCAGACACGCTGCGCGATCTGGAACGCGACGGAATCGTCTCCCGAACCGCGTACGACCAGATGCCCCCGCGGGTCGAGTACGATCTGACGCCACTCGGACAGACCCTGCGCGAGCCCCTGACCGCCCTCGGCACGTGGGCCGAGACTCACATCGCCGACGTCGAAGCCGCCAGGGACGCCTACGATGACAGGGGCTCGGGAGACGCGTTCTGAGCGAAACGACCCGGAGCGCCCGGCGCCGCGCACCTTTGGCCGACATCTCACGTCGTAATATCTGAAATATCCCCTGAAGAGACTTCAGAAAGTGGCAGACTAGGGGCTGAAACCAATTGGGCAAGCCCAACCACTCCCGTGCTGCGCCCAATCGTACCAGCCGCCCACTTCTGACACATCGATCGAGGCTGTCCCCTTGGTGCACCACCAACAGAACGACCAAACCCGCCCCCGGACCACAACGCTGACCGAGACCTTTGGTCGACTTGTCCCCCATCTGCGCCCCATCATGGCGCGGCTCGTGCTCGGCTCGATCTGCGCGCTTCTGGCCAGCGTGGTCGCACTCACCATCCCCCGAGTGCTGGGCTGGCTCGTCAACACCGTCCTCGACGGCGACGGCGTCGCCTCGGCCGTCTGGCTCGGCGTCGGCATCGTCGCGCTCCTCGGCATCTTCGAGGCCCTGCTGGTCTGGCTCCGCCGCATCTTCGTCATCTCCCCGACGGCCGAAATCGAGACCGACCTCCGGCTGAACCTTTTCCGACACCTGCAGCAGCTTCCCGTGGCCTTTCACGACCGCTGGGGCTCCGGGCAGCTGCTGTCCCGATCGATGGGTGACCTGTCGCTCCTGCGCCGCTGGCTGGCCTTCGGCTCGATCATGCTGGTCGTCTCGTCTCTGACCGTCATCGCGGGCCTCGCCTTCATGTTCAGCTCGAGCTGGATCCTCGGTTTGATCTATCTCGCCGGCGCCATCCCGATCACGATCCGCGCTTTCAAGTTCCGCACGGTCTTCCGGGACGCCAGCCGTCTGAGTCAGGACCAGGCCGGCGACCTCGCCACCACGGTGGAGGAGGCCGTGCACGGCATCCGCGTGATCAAGGCGTTCGGCCGCGGCCGCGAGGCACTCGACGGATTCCACGCGCAGGCCCAGAAACTCCGCGAGACCGAGATCCACAAAGCCCGCACACTCGCGGGGTTCATGGCCCTCGTCGTCGCGCTGCCCGAAGTCACGCTCGGCATCGGCCTCTTCACGGGCATCTGGCTCGCCGCGGAGGGGCAGCTCCTCGTCGGCGACCTCGCCGCGTTCTTCGCGACCGCCGCGTTCCTCGCCGGACACGTCGAGGGCATCGGCATGCTGCTCGGCATGACCCTGACCACCAAGACCGCGCTCGACCGCCACTACGAGGTCATCGACTCCCCCGTCACCATCACCTCCCCGCCGTCCCCGCGTGTCCCGGCCGACCCGACCGGCCACCTCGTCCTGCGCGACGTGTCCTTCGGCTACCCGGACGCGCCGGCCGACGCGAACGTGATTGACGGCCTGGACCTCGAGGTCCGCCCCGGCGAGACCATGGCGCTCGTCGGAGGCACCGGCTGCGGCAAGTCCACACTCATGCACCTCATCCCACGCCTCTACGAGGCCACGTCCGGCTCCGTCGAGCTCGACGGCCTCGACGTCAGGGAGTACGACGTCGAAGCGTTACGCACCGCCGTCGCCGTCGCCTTCGAGGATTCGATCCTGTTCTCCTCCTCGGTGCGGGAGAACGTCCTGCTCGGCGCGCGCCCGGAGCCGGGCCGGAGCGAGGACGAGATGCTCGCGGAGGCGCTCGAGGTCGCCCAGGCGCACTTCGTGCACGAGCTGCCCGCCGGCGTCGACACCCTCATCGGCGAGGAGGGTCTCTCGCTCTCCGGCGGCCAACGCCAGCGCCTCGCCCTCGCGCGGGCGATCGCCGCCAAGCCCCGCCTGCTGGTGCTCGACGACCCGCTCTCGGCTCTGGACGTGCGCACCGAGGAGGCCGTGACCGCCCGCCTGCGGACCGTGCTCGAGGGCACGAGTACTCTCATCGTCGCGCACCGACCCTCAACCGTCATGCTCGCCGACCGGGTCGCCCTCATGGACGCCGGCAGAATCGTCGACGTCGGCACCCACGCCGAACTGCTCGCCCGCAGCGAGCACTACCGGTACGTCATCGCCGCCGGCGACGAACCACCCAGCGTCGAGGACGTGCTAAACACCGAAGGAACGACGACGGAAGGAGGTCGGGCATGAGCGGCTTGACCGGCGTTGCGGGCGAAGACAACATCGACCTGGACGCGGGAGACCGGCGTCGCGTCCGGCGTCGTTCCCTGCGCCTGCTGAAAACCCTGGCCGGACCGATCAAGGGCCGGCTGGTCCTCACGGCGCTGCTCGTGCTCGTCTCCGCCGCGGCGAGGGCGGCACTGCCGCTGCTCGTGGCGTGGTCGATCGACTCGATGCTGCCGCGCGTGATCGACGGCGACATGGCCGCGCTCGGGTTCGTCGGCGGCGCCTATGTGGTCACCGCGATCGTGGCGGGCGGGCTGCTCGGCGTCTACACCTACGCCGCGGCCAACGTGAGTCAGGCGATGCTGCTGGACCTGCGGCTGCGAGTCTTCCGGCACACGCAGCTGCTGAGCCTCGAATTCCACGAGACCTACACCTCCGGACGCGTCATCTCCCGGCAGACCTCCGACTTGGAGACCCTGCGCGAACTGCTCGACCAGGGCATCTCGCAGCTGGTCTCCGGCGTCGCGTTCATCCTCTTCACGGCGATCAGCATGTTCATCCTGGACTGGAAGACGGCCCTCGTGGTCGTCGGCGCCGCTCTCCCGATCGCGATCATCTTCCGCTGGTACCAGGTGCGCTCCGAGCTCGTCTACCGTGAGTCCCGGGTCTTCTCGGCCCGCGTCATCACGACGTTCGTGGAGACAATGACCGGCATCCGCGCGGTCAAGGCGTTCCGCCGCGAGGCCGCGGGCGACGCCACCTACACGGGGGTGGCGAACGAGTACCGGGACAACACGCTGCGCAGCATCTTCCTCTTCGGCGTCCTGCAGCCCGTCCTGATGCTCATCGGCAACCTCACCGTTGCGGGTGTGCTGCTCGTCGGCGGGTTCCGGGTGCTGGAGGGCTCGCTCGCCGTCGGCTCGCTCGTCGGGCTGCTGCTCACGGCCAAGCGCGTGTTCCAGCCGATCGAGGCAATCGCCATGTTCTACAACTCGTTCCAGGCGGCGACTGCGGCCCTCGAGAAGGTCTCCGGGCTGCTCGAGGAGCGCGCGACCGTGGTCGAACCCGCCCACCCGAAACCGCTCGAAACCGCCGAGGGCACCGTCGAGTTCAAGAACGCGGTCTTCGGCTACGGCGACGGCCCGGTGGTCATGCAGGAATTCGACCTCACGATTCCGGCCGGGCAGACCGTCGCCGTCGTCGGGCAGACGGGCGCCGGCAAGTCGACGCTCGCCAAGCTCATCGCCCGGTTCTACGACCTCAGCGCGGGCGAGCTCACACTCGACGGCGTCGACCTGCGCGACCTCTCGCAGGAGGACCTGCGCCGGGCGGTCGTCATGGTGACCCAGGAGGCCTTCCTGTTCTCCGGGTCGGTCGCCGACAACATCGCGCTCGGCAAGCCGGAAGCGAGCCGGGAGGAGATCGTGCTGGCGGCCCGCGCCGTGGGGGCGCACGAGTTCATCGAGTCCCTGCCCGAGGGGTACGACACGGACGTGAACAAGCGCGGCGGCCGCGTCTCGGCGGGCCAGCGCCAGCTGATCTCGTTCGCGCGAGCGTTCCTCGCGGACCCGACGGTGCTGATCCTCGACGAGGCCACGAGCTCGCTCGACATCCCGAGCGAGCGGCTCGTCCAGCAGGCGCTCGAACGGCTTCTCGGCGAGCGGACCGCCTTGATCATCGCGCACCGGCTCTCGACCGTGGAGATCGCCGACCGCGTGCTCGTCGTGCACGACGGCCGCGTCGTCGAGGACGGCAGCCCCGCCGAGCTCATCGCCGCCGGCGGTCGCTTCGCCGCCCTGCACCACGCGTGGCAGGACTCCCTGCGCTGACGCTGACGGGGCGGTGCCGCGCTACGCGGTGAAGGTCCGCCCCGTGAGGCGCTCGTAGGCCTCGATGTAGCGGGCGCGGGTCTTCTCGACGATCTCAGCTGGCAGCTCGGGCGGCTCGACGCCGCTGGTCTTGTCCCAGCCGGAGGCGTCGGACGTCAGCCAGTCGCGCACGAACTGCTTGTCGAACGACGGCTGCGCGCGGCCCGGCGCGTAGGTCTCCGCATCCCAGAAACGGGAGGAGTCGGGGGTCAGGACCTCATCGCCGAGGGTGATGGCCCCCGTTGCCGGGTCGAGCCCGAACTCGACCTTGGTGTCGGCCAAGACAATGCCGCGGTCGCGGGCGATGGCCTCCGCGGCCGTGTAGACGTCGAGCGTCAGGCGCTTGAGCTCCGCGGAGACCTCCGCGCCGACCCGCTCGACGGTCTGCGCGTAGGTGATGTTCTCGTCGTGCTCGCCCACCTCGGCCTTGGCGCTCGGGGTGAAGATCGCCGGTTCCAGGCGGGAGCCGTCCACGAGCCCGGCGGGCAGCGGCAGGGAGCACACCGTCTGCGACGCCCGGTACTCCGCCAGGCCGGAGCCCGTCAGGTAGCCGCGGGCGATGCACTCGATGGGGTACATCGCCAGGCGCTTGCAGACCATCGCCCGCCCGGCGACCTCGGCCGGAACGTCGGTGGAGATCACGTGGTTGGCGACATCGAGCTGCTCGAACCACCAGAGGCTCAGCTGGGTGAGGACCTTGCCCTTGTCGGGGATCTCGCTCGCGAGCACGGAGTCGTAGGCGCTGATGCGGTCGCTCGCGACGACGAGCACACGGTCGGTCACGGACTCGTCTGCCGGCGCGTACAGATCGCGGACCTTACCCGAGTAGACGTGCTTCCAGCCGTCGAGGACGGGCGCGTCGGTCTCGAACCCGGCCATCAGGCGTTCTCCCCCGCCGCGGAGGCCTCGGCCACGTGCCGGCCCTTCGCGACACCGGGAACACGGATTTGGCCGAGTGCCGCCTTCTCCGCGATGTCGCGGCGGAACTGGGCGCCCTGCCACGAGATGCGCGCGACGCCGTCGTACGCCGTCGCGCGGGCGGCAGCGAGGTCCGTGCCGAGGCCGACGACGGCGAGCACACGGCCGCCGGAGGTGACGATCTCGCCGGCGTCGTTGGTCGAGGTGCCGGCGTGCAGCACGGAGACGTTCTCGAGCGCGGCGGCCGCGGCGAGCCCGCCGATCGCGTCGCCCTTGCGCGGGGAATCGGGGTAGTTCGCCGACGCCATGACGACGCCGACGGCCGTCTCGGGCCGCCAGTGCAGCTGCTCGGCGTCGTCGAGCTCGCCCTTGGCGGCGGCGAGCAGGACGCCGCCCAGCGGGGTCTTCAGTCGGGCCAGGACCGGCTGGGTCTCCGGGTCGCCGAAGCGGGCGTTGAACTCGATGACGCGCAGGCCGCGGCTCGTCATGGCGAGGCCGCAGTAGAGGACGCCCGCGAACGGGGTGCCCCGGCGATCCATCTCGCGGATGGTCGGGTACGCGACGCGTTCCATGACCTCGTCGACGAAGCCGGCCGGCAGCCACTCGAGCGGGGTGTAGGCGCCCATTCCGCCGGTGTTGGGGCCCTCATCGCCGTCGAAAATGCGCTTGAAGTCCTGTGCGGGCGAGAGCGGGACGGCGTGCTTGCCGTCGGAGATGACGAACAGCGAGACCTCCGGGCCGTCGAGGAACTCCTCGATGACCACGGTGCCGCCCGCGGCGAAGCAGGATTCAGCGTGCGCGAGGGCCTCGGCGCGGTCCTCAGTGACGACGACGCCCTTGCCGGCGGCGAGCCCGTCGTCCTTGACGACGTAAGGGGCGCCGAAAGCGTCGAGCGCATCGGCGGCCTCGGCAGTAGTGGTCGCGACGCGGGCCATCGCGGTCGGGACGGAGGCCTCGGCCATCACGTCCTTCGCGAACGCCTTCGACGCCTCCAACTGGGCGGCCGCCTTCGACGGCCCGAAGACCGGGAACCCGGCCTCCCGCACGGCGTCGGAGACGCCCGCGGCGAGCGGCGCCTCCGGGCCGATCACGACGAGGTCGGCCTCCAGCGTCCTCGCGAGTGCGACGACGGCGGCGGGGTCCTGCGCGTCGACCGCGTGCGTCGCGACGTCCTGCGCCATGCCGGCGTTGCCGGGGGCTGCGTGGACTTCGCTGACGTACGGGTCGGCTAGCAGGGAACGGACAAGAGCGTGCTCGCGGCCTCCGGGGCCGATCACCAGAACCTTCACGAGGCCCAAGCCTACCGGCCATGCGGCACCGCACGGCAGTCGGGTCCCGCGGATGACGCCGGGCGCTCCTCGGCTCGCCGCCGAACGGCAACGATTCCGGGCATCCCTCGGAAGCGTCGCTCGCCGCGGCCCGCCCCATCCAGTCGTTAGTAGCTGCTCCTCGGCCCCGTCGACTCGTCGCTCAGAGCTGTTCCGCCCCGTCGAATCGTCACTCACTGCTGTCGAGAGGCGAGATCACGACGCATAATAACGACTCGTGCCCCTCGGGCATCCACACGGGCGCCACCCCGAACCCGGCCCCGACGCAGCCCCGGAATGACGCCGGCGCCGGACGGCGTAGGGGAGAATGGGGAGCATGTCAGCCACTCCCCGCTCCGGAACGTTCACCACCGACGACGCTGTCGACCTGGCCGTCGTCGACCGCAACGGATTCGTCGAATCCCGGCACCTCGGTTCGGCCGTCGTCGTCGATCCCGCCGGCGAGGTCGTGCTCGAGCTCGGCGACACCACCACACCGATCTTCCCGCGGTCCTCGCTCAAGCCGTTCCAGGCGCTCGCCTCGATGCAGGCCGGCGCGCCGCTCGTCGGCGAACAGGTCGCCCTCGCGTGCGCGAGCCACGTCGGCAGCGCCGAGCACATGGAGGTCGCCGACGGCATGCTGCGGGCCGCCGGACTCTCCGCGGACGACCTGCGCTGCCCCGCCGCCTGGCCGCAGCACGGGGGAACCCGCACCGCTCTGACCCGCGGCGAGCTGGCCATCGGCGGCCGGACCCTTCCCGCCGAGAAGTCCCGCCTCGCCTTCAACTGCTCCGGCAAGCACGCCGCGTTCCTGTGGGCGTGCGTGGAGAACGGGTGGGACCTGGCGACCTACCTCGACGCCGAGCACCCGCTGCAGCTCCGCGTCGTCGAGATCCTCGAGGAGTACGCGGGCGAGTCCGTCGCGCACGTCGCGGTCGACGGCTGCGGCGCCCCGGCGCCCGCGATCTCGCTGCGCGGCCTCGCCCGGGCGACCGGCCGGCTGGCCGCGGCGCCGTCGGACAAGTCCGCCAACGCGCGGGCGGCCACCATCGCGACCGCGATGCTCGACTACCCGTGGGCCGTGCACGGCCACGGCGAGGAGAACACGGTCGTGATGGAGGACCTCGAGATCATCGCGAAACTCGGCGCGGAGGGCGTGCTCATCCTCGGCGCCCCCGACGGCACGGCGTGCGCGGTCAAGATGCTCGACGGGAACGGTCGCGGCGCGACCCTGGTGGGGCTCACGCTCCTGGCCGCCGCAGGAGTCGTGCCCGCGGGCGCGCTCGGCCCGGTGCTCAGCCGCGCAATGCGCCCGGTCCTCGGCGGCGGCGAGCCCGTCGGCGGCGTGCGGCTGGCCGCGCCCGTCGTGGCTCTGCTGGACTGACGCCATGGGAGTACGACGGCGGATCGCACCCGAGCCTGGCTCCGACGCCGTGCGCGCATGGTTGCGCGCGTTGGACGCGGACACCGAGGCGTCGGCCGAGACGGTGCTGGCGGCGGCCGACGCCGTCGTGCTGGATCGCAAAACCCTGGCGACGGCCGTGCGCTACGCGCTCGAGGAGCTCTCCGAGGCTGCGGAGGGCGACTCGGTTGAGGTGCGCGTGCCGCCGTTCGGCGTCGCCCAGTGCATCGCCGGGCCCCGGCACACGCGCGGGACCCCGCCGAACGTCGTCGAGATGCCGGCGGGCGTTTGGCTCGCGATGGCGACCGGGCGACTGGGCTGGGACGACGCCAAGCAGTCGGGGAAAGTCTCGGCGTCCGGCATCCGCGCGGACCTGGCCGGCGTGCTGCCGCTCTTCTGAAGCGGCCAGCGGCCGCACCGGAACATCTTCTATCTTCGGTAGAATTCCGGACATGGATTCGCACGAGAATGAGAACCGCCCCGCCTCGATCGACGTCGAGGTCCGCCGCTCCCCCAAGTTCTGGCCGTTCATCGGCACCGGCGCCGCGGTCGGCATCGTTCTCGCGCTCGTCTCGGCGTACTCGGGTGAGCCGCACGTCGAGTTCACGCGCGGCGCCGTCGCGGGGTTCCTCATGGTGTTCTTCGGCCTCGTCGGCGTCTTCCTGGCCGCGCTGGCCTATCTCCTGGTCGACAAGGTGCTGCTGAAGAAGGCCAAGACGGTGCGGGCCGAGGAGATCAGCGACGACGACGCAAACCGCGGCCCCGAAGCCTAGTTTACGGAGCTACTGAGTGACCTAAGAGACGTCCATCACGCACCGTGATCCGGCTCATCGACTACCCTCCGGCACATGAGAGAATGGGCTCTATGGCGCGTGGCGATGGAATGCTCAATCATGATCTTCTCCCCGACGAAAAGGGGCCGCAGGACGAGTGCGGCGTCTTCGGAGTCTGGGCACCCGGCGAGGATGTCGCGAAACTGACCTACTACGGTCTGTACGCGATCCAGCACCGCGGACAGGAGTCCGCGGGCATCGCCACCAGCGACGGCGACCGGATCAACGTCTACAAGGACATGGGTCTGGTCTCGCAGGTGTTCGACGAGAACACCCTGAACGCGATGCGCGGCCACATCGCCGTCGGGCACTGCCGCTACTCCACCACCGGCGCCAGCCACTGGGCGAACGCGCAGCCGACGCTCGGCGCGACGAGCGCCGGCACCGTCGCCCTCGCCCACAACGGCAACCTGATCAACTCGGCCGAGCTGATGGACATGGTCCGCGCCGAGCAGGGCGATAACCTGCGCGGCGAGCTCGCCCAGGGAAACACCACCGACACCGCGCTCGTGACGGCGCTGCTGCGCGGCCAGGAGGGCGCGACGCTCGAGTCCACCGCGATGGCGCTGCTGCCCAAGCTCAAGGGCGCGTTCAGCTTCGTCTTCATGACCGAGGGCACGCTGTACGCCGCTCGCGACCCGCAGGGCGTCCGCCCGCTGGTCCTGGGCCGTCTGGACCGCGGCTGGGTCGTCGCGTCCGAGCAGCCCGCCCTCGCGACCGTCGGCGCCAGCTTCATCCGCGAGATCGAGCCCGGCGAACTCATCGCGATCGACGAGGACGGCGTCCGCTCCCGCCGGTTCGCCGAGGCCAAGCCGGCCGGCTGCGTCTTCGAGTACGTCTACCTCGCCCGCCCGGACGCGTCGATCAACGGCCGCTCAATCTACGAGGCGCGCGTCGAGATGGGCCGCCAGCTGGCCCGCGAGAACGACGCCGAGGCCGACATCGTCATCCCCGTGCCCGAGTCCGGCACGCCCGCGGCGATCGGCTACGCCGAGGAATCCGGCATCCCCTTCGCGCACGGCTTCGTCAAGAACGCCTACGTGGGCCGCACCTTCATCCAGCCCTCGCAGACCCTGCGCCAGCTCGGCATCAAACTCAAGCTCAACGCCCTCGAGCCCATCATCAAGGGCAAGCGCGTCATCGTGGTCGACGACTCGATCGTCCGCGGCAACACGCAGCGGGCCATCGTGCGGATGCTGCGCGAGGCCGGCGCGGCCGCGATCCACGTCAAGATCTCCTCGCCGCCCATCAAGTGGCCGTGCTTCTACGGCATCGACTTCGCCTCGCGCGCCGAGCTCATCGCGAACGGGGCCAAGATTGAGGAGATCACGGCGTCCGTCGGCGCCGATACCCTCGCCTACATCTCCGAAGACGGCATGATCGAGGCCACCGAGCAGCCGCGCGAACGCCTCTGCACGGCCTGCTTCACGGGCGACTACCCGATCGAGCTGCCGCACGCGGACCGGCTCGGCAAGAACCTGCTCGAGAACCCCGCCGCTGGCCCCGAGGGCGGATGCGACCCGGGTCCCGACGCCGAATTCGAGCCCACCCTCACGGACGCCGACCGCACCGCCGAAACCCACGCCTGAGCCGCGCCACACCCCACCGACGTAAGGAACCGAAAGCCGCATGAGCGCCCCTGAGAGCAAGTCCGCAGGTATCACCTACGCCTCCGCAGGCGTCGACGTCGAAGCGGGCGACCGCGCCGTCGAACTCATGAAGGACGCCGTCAAGGCGACCCACAACGCGTCGGTCCTCGGCGGCGTCGGCGGTTTCGCCGGCCTCTTCGACGCCTCGCGCCTGCTGACGTACAAGAAGCCGCTGCTGGCGACCTCGACCGACGGCGTCGGCACCAAGGTCGCGATCGCTCAGGCCATGGACATCCACCACACGATCGGCCACGACCTCGTCGGCATGGTCGTCGACGACATCGTCGTCGTCGGCGCCGAGCCGCTGTTCATGACCGACTACATCGCGTGCGGCAAGGTCGTCCCGGAGCGCATCGCCGACATCGTCCGCGGCATCGCCGAGGCGTGCTCCATCGCCGGCACCGCGCTCGTCGGCGGCGAGACCGCCGAGCACCCTGGCCTGCTGGGCGAACACGAGTACGACGTCGCCGGCGCGGCGACGGGCGTCGTCGAGGCCGACTCGGTCCTCGGCCCGGAGCGCGTGCGCGAGGGCGACGTCGTCATCGCCATGGCCTCCTCCGGCATCCACTCCAATGGCTACTCCCTGGTCCGCCGCGTGATCAACCACGCCGGCTGGGCGCTGGACCGTGAGGTCTCCGAGCTCGGCAAGACGCTCGGCGAGGAGCTCCTCGTGCCGACCAAGGTCTACGCGGCCGACTGTCTCGACCTCGTGAACGCCCTGAACAAGGACGGCGTCGCCCCGCTGCACGGCTTCAGCCACGTCACCGGCGGCGGCCTGGCCGCGAACCTCGCGCGCGTACTGCCGCAGGGCCTCATGGCCACGGTCGACCGCAGCACGTGGGAGCTGCCGGCGATCTTCCGTCTCGTCTCTCAGCTCGGCGGCGTCCCGCAGGCTGACCTCGAGCGCACCCTCAACCTCGGCGTCGGCATGATCGCGATCGTCGAGGCCTCGGCCGCCGACGCCGCCATCGCCCGCCTGGGTGAGCGCGGCGTGGCCAGCTGGGTCATGGGGTCGATCGCGAAGACCACAGACGACGCCGCAGCGGCCGGCACGGACTTCGTCCAGGGCGCCAAGGGAGTCGACGGCGGCGCGGTGCTCATGCAGGGCTCCTACGCCGGCTGACGCGAACGCCCCGGACGGGCCCGGCACCGATACGGTGCCGGGCCCGCGGTCTTTCCGGCGGGTTGAACCTGCGGCACACTGGGCCCACGGGCTCCTACGTTGTGGTGGTCTTCGTCCGCCCGCTGGCCGCGGGAACCCGGTTCGGCCGCGGGGGCTAGGTGCCGGTCTCCCTCCTCGAGGAAGCCGAGACGCTGTCGATCCTGCACGGGGAACTGCATGCGG
Encoded here:
- a CDS encoding nuclear transport factor 2 family protein codes for the protein MNEHTPAAVAAAYFEALASGDVPTAMAQLSPQVVWHQPGANRFSGEHAGVEGVGALLGGMMEASNGSFQLAVTGPAMVNGELVAVPVRFSGTNADASMDMAGVDLLTVRDGKIAAVHLFSADGAAEDAFWGRV
- a CDS encoding winged helix-turn-helix transcriptional regulator, which gives rise to MDDSPAWNVMVSTCPSRTSLARIANKWTAMIVIALSDGRLRFGEIRRAVDGISGKVLADTLRDLERDGIVSRTAYDQMPPRVEYDLTPLGQTLREPLTALGTWAETHIADVEAARDAYDDRGSGDAF
- a CDS encoding ABC transporter ATP-binding protein produces the protein MHHQQNDQTRPRTTTLTETFGRLVPHLRPIMARLVLGSICALLASVVALTIPRVLGWLVNTVLDGDGVASAVWLGVGIVALLGIFEALLVWLRRIFVISPTAEIETDLRLNLFRHLQQLPVAFHDRWGSGQLLSRSMGDLSLLRRWLAFGSIMLVVSSLTVIAGLAFMFSSSWILGLIYLAGAIPITIRAFKFRTVFRDASRLSQDQAGDLATTVEEAVHGIRVIKAFGRGREALDGFHAQAQKLRETEIHKARTLAGFMALVVALPEVTLGIGLFTGIWLAAEGQLLVGDLAAFFATAAFLAGHVEGIGMLLGMTLTTKTALDRHYEVIDSPVTITSPPSPRVPADPTGHLVLRDVSFGYPDAPADANVIDGLDLEVRPGETMALVGGTGCGKSTLMHLIPRLYEATSGSVELDGLDVREYDVEALRTAVAVAFEDSILFSSSVRENVLLGARPEPGRSEDEMLAEALEVAQAHFVHELPAGVDTLIGEEGLSLSGGQRQRLALARAIAAKPRLLVLDDPLSALDVRTEEAVTARLRTVLEGTSTLIVAHRPSTVMLADRVALMDAGRIVDVGTHAELLARSEHYRYVIAAGDEPPSVEDVLNTEGTTTEGGRA
- a CDS encoding ABC transporter ATP-binding protein codes for the protein MSGLTGVAGEDNIDLDAGDRRRVRRRSLRLLKTLAGPIKGRLVLTALLVLVSAAARAALPLLVAWSIDSMLPRVIDGDMAALGFVGGAYVVTAIVAGGLLGVYTYAAANVSQAMLLDLRLRVFRHTQLLSLEFHETYTSGRVISRQTSDLETLRELLDQGISQLVSGVAFILFTAISMFILDWKTALVVVGAALPIAIIFRWYQVRSELVYRESRVFSARVITTFVETMTGIRAVKAFRREAAGDATYTGVANEYRDNTLRSIFLFGVLQPVLMLIGNLTVAGVLLVGGFRVLEGSLAVGSLVGLLLTAKRVFQPIEAIAMFYNSFQAATAALEKVSGLLEERATVVEPAHPKPLETAEGTVEFKNAVFGYGDGPVVMQEFDLTIPAGQTVAVVGQTGAGKSTLAKLIARFYDLSAGELTLDGVDLRDLSQEDLRRAVVMVTQEAFLFSGSVADNIALGKPEASREEIVLAARAVGAHEFIESLPEGYDTDVNKRGGRVSAGQRQLISFARAFLADPTVLILDEATSSLDIPSERLVQQALERLLGERTALIIAHRLSTVEIADRVLVVHDGRVVEDGSPAELIAAGGRFAALHHAWQDSLR
- a CDS encoding phosphoribosylaminoimidazolesuccinocarboxamide synthase, which produces MAGFETDAPVLDGWKHVYSGKVRDLYAPADESVTDRVLVVASDRISAYDSVLASEIPDKGKVLTQLSLWWFEQLDVANHVISTDVPAEVAGRAMVCKRLAMYPIECIARGYLTGSGLAEYRASQTVCSLPLPAGLVDGSRLEPAIFTPSAKAEVGEHDENITYAQTVERVGAEVSAELKRLTLDVYTAAEAIARDRGIVLADTKVEFGLDPATGAITLGDEVLTPDSSRFWDAETYAPGRAQPSFDKQFVRDWLTSDASGWDKTSGVEPPELPAEIVEKTRARYIEAYERLTGRTFTA
- the purD gene encoding phosphoribosylamine--glycine ligase, whose protein sequence is MKVLVIGPGGREHALVRSLLADPYVSEVHAAPGNAGMAQDVATHAVDAQDPAAVVALARTLEADLVVIGPEAPLAAGVSDAVREAGFPVFGPSKAAAQLEASKAFAKDVMAEASVPTAMARVATTTAEAADALDAFGAPYVVKDDGLAAGKGVVVTEDRAEALAHAESCFAAGGTVVIEEFLDGPEVSLFVISDGKHAVPLSPAQDFKRIFDGDEGPNTGGMGAYTPLEWLPAGFVDEVMERVAYPTIREMDRRGTPFAGVLYCGLAMTSRGLRVIEFNARFGDPETQPVLARLKTPLGGVLLAAAKGELDDAEQLHWRPETAVGVVMASANYPDSPRKGDAIGGLAAAAALENVSVLHAGTSTNDAGEIVTSGGRVLAVVGLGTDLAAARATAYDGVARISWQGAQFRRDIAEKAALGQIRVPGVAKGRHVAEASAAGENA
- a CDS encoding asparaginase gives rise to the protein MSATPRSGTFTTDDAVDLAVVDRNGFVESRHLGSAVVVDPAGEVVLELGDTTTPIFPRSSLKPFQALASMQAGAPLVGEQVALACASHVGSAEHMEVADGMLRAAGLSADDLRCPAAWPQHGGTRTALTRGELAIGGRTLPAEKSRLAFNCSGKHAAFLWACVENGWDLATYLDAEHPLQLRVVEILEEYAGESVAHVAVDGCGAPAPAISLRGLARATGRLAAAPSDKSANARAATIATAMLDYPWAVHGHGEENTVVMEDLEIIAKLGAEGVLILGAPDGTACAVKMLDGNGRGATLVGLTLLAAAGVVPAGALGPVLSRAMRPVLGGGEPVGGVRLAAPVVALLD
- a CDS encoding sterol carrier family protein → MGVRRRIAPEPGSDAVRAWLRALDADTEASAETVLAAADAVVLDRKTLATAVRYALEELSEAAEGDSVEVRVPPFGVAQCIAGPRHTRGTPPNVVEMPAGVWLAMATGRLGWDDAKQSGKVSASGIRADLAGVLPLF
- the purF gene encoding amidophosphoribosyltransferase, with the protein product MARGDGMLNHDLLPDEKGPQDECGVFGVWAPGEDVAKLTYYGLYAIQHRGQESAGIATSDGDRINVYKDMGLVSQVFDENTLNAMRGHIAVGHCRYSTTGASHWANAQPTLGATSAGTVALAHNGNLINSAELMDMVRAEQGDNLRGELAQGNTTDTALVTALLRGQEGATLESTAMALLPKLKGAFSFVFMTEGTLYAARDPQGVRPLVLGRLDRGWVVASEQPALATVGASFIREIEPGELIAIDEDGVRSRRFAEAKPAGCVFEYVYLARPDASINGRSIYEARVEMGRQLARENDAEADIVIPVPESGTPAAIGYAEESGIPFAHGFVKNAYVGRTFIQPSQTLRQLGIKLKLNALEPIIKGKRVIVVDDSIVRGNTQRAIVRMLREAGAAAIHVKISSPPIKWPCFYGIDFASRAELIANGAKIEEITASVGADTLAYISEDGMIEATEQPRERLCTACFTGDYPIELPHADRLGKNLLENPAAGPEGGCDPGPDAEFEPTLTDADRTAETHA